A region of the Trueperaceae bacterium genome:
GCGTCGTCCGCCACCTCCACGCGGGCTTCGACGTCGGGGACGCGACGCACGACCGTCACGATCTTCATGGGTGCCTCCCTTTCGTGTGGGGGAACGGTACCAAACCGGATGGGCGGCGGGGGGCGGCGTCAGGGGTCGCCGCGTTCGCGGGCGTACGCCGCGCGCAGGCGCTCGCCCCACGCGGGCCGGTCCTCGAGGTCGCCGCCGCGCGCCAGGCGCACGCGGAGGCGGACGAACCCGTCGACGTCGCCGCGGCGCGCCAGGTGGCGCGCCAGCACGTCCAGGGCCGCTTCGGGTCCGTCGGCGGGGGTGGGCAGCGTCTCGCGCCGGCGGGCGCCGGCGGGGTCCTCGAGGACGAGTCGGACGCTCCAGCGGCCGCCGTCGCGTTCCACGAACACCTGCTCGACGCGCGCGCCCCCGTACATCCCTCAGGCGTCGCCTTCGAGGCCGAAGGCGTGGTGGACCGCGGCGAGCGCGTCGTCGGCGTACGCGGCGGGTAGCACGACGGAGACGCGCACCTCGCTGGTGGCGACCATGACGATGTTCGCGCCGACCGACGCGACGGCGTCGAACATGCGGCCCGCGACGCCGGGCGTCGACCCGACCGCCACGCCGACGATCGAGAGTTTGACGACGTCCTCGCTGGCGTCGGCGCGACCCCCGATCTCGTCCAGCACCGGCTGGACGGCGTCGAGGGCGTCGGGGACGACGTCCTCGTCGACGGTGAAGGCCATCTGTTGGCGGCTGGCGTCCTCGCCGGGGACGCCCTGGATGATCATGTCGACCGAGACGCCGGCGTCGCCGAGCGCGCCGAAGAGGCGGGCGGCGACGCCGGGGGCGTCGGGCAGGCCGACGAGGTCGATGCGGGCGTGGTGGGCGTCGAGCGCGACGCCGGTGACGGGGTTCTCGCGGATCATGCGGGCCTCCTCGCGGGGGTGCGCCGTGACGCGGGTGCCGGGCGCGTAGGAGAAGCTGCTGCGGACGTGGACCTCCACGCCGTACGTGCGGGCGTACCAGACCGCGCGGGGGTGCAGCACCTTCGCGCCGAGTTGGGCGAGTTCGAGCATCTCGTCGTAGTCGATCGTCTCGAGCCGCGTGGCGTTCGGGACGCGGTGCGGGTCGGTCGTGTAGACCCCGTCGGTGTCGGTGAAGATCTCGCACGTGGGCGCGCCGAGCGCCGCAGCGAGAGCGACGGCGGTGGTGTCCGACCCGCCCCGCCCGAGGGTCGCGACGTCGCCGGCGGGGGTGGCGCCCTGGAAGCCGGCGACCACGACGACGGGGACCTCGTCGAGGTCCGCGAGGACGCGGCGGGGGTCGACCTCGGTGATGCGCGCTTCGCCGTGCAGGTCGCTCACGCGAAAGCCGGCCTGCGCTCCGCTGCGCGAGCGGGCGGGCACGCCGAGCGCGCGGAGGGCGACCGCCAGAAGGGCGCTCGATTGGGTCTCACCGGTCGCCATGAGGGCGTCGAGCTCGCGCTTGTCGGGGCGGTCGGCGAGGTCGCGGGCCATGCCGACGAGGCGGTCGGTGGTGCGGCCCATCGCCGAGACGGTGACGACGACGCGGCCTCCGCGCTCGACGGCGCGTTCGATGCGGCCGGCGACCTTGCGGATGCGCTCGAGGTCGCCGACGCTGGTGCCCCCGAACTTCCAGACGTGCGGGGGGTCGGGGGGTGCGGCGCTCATGGGGTCCGACGCTACCGCGCCGGCGCGCTGCGCGGGTGGGGGCGCCGGCGCCCCCGCACGCCCGGCGCCGCGTCCGGCCCGCGACGATGTGGCGGGAACCGCGTGCTGGACGTGGTAGAACCGGTCCATGAGCGCCGCCCCCACCCCCCTGACCGTCGCGATCGTCG
Encoded here:
- a CDS encoding aspartate kinase; translated protein: MSAAPPDPPHVWKFGGTSVGDLERIRKVAGRIERAVERGGRVVVTVSAMGRTTDRLVGMARDLADRPDKRELDALMATGETQSSALLAVALRALGVPARSRSGAQAGFRVSDLHGEARITEVDPRRVLADLDEVPVVVVAGFQGATPAGDVATLGRGGSDTTAVALAAALGAPTCEIFTDTDGVYTTDPHRVPNATRLETIDYDEMLELAQLGAKVLHPRAVWYARTYGVEVHVRSSFSYAPGTRVTAHPREEARMIRENPVTGVALDAHHARIDLVGLPDAPGVAARLFGALGDAGVSVDMIIQGVPGEDASRQQMAFTVDEDVVPDALDAVQPVLDEIGGRADASEDVVKLSIVGVAVGSTPGVAGRMFDAVASVGANIVMVATSEVRVSVVLPAAYADDALAAVHHAFGLEGDA